The following are encoded together in the Vibrio splendidus genome:
- a CDS encoding septal ring lytic transglycosylase RlpA family protein, producing the protein MSITIFQRKASLVDELPIKKIASILGLAILINGCSSQKPTGRYDIDSDIAPDAPISVEHLEDAHPQYEPYSLGGNTNYTLRGEDYKIEKKTEGFTEKGKASWYGKKFHGHLTSNGEIYDMYSMSAAHKTLPIPSYVKVTNTDNNKATIVRINDRGPFHEGRIIDLSYAAAYKLDVLRTGTANVEIEVITVAMPTDVNKKAALPQFIIQVATSPHEDRTEKLAKDLGEKLAVATFLQPNDDNYRLMLGPFHDYALTQEKLEQVKLMGYPSAYIKKHTLTR; encoded by the coding sequence ATGTCTATTACAATATTTCAAAGAAAAGCATCTTTGGTTGATGAGCTGCCAATCAAAAAAATAGCCTCTATCCTAGGCTTAGCGATTTTAATCAACGGCTGTTCTTCACAAAAGCCAACCGGTCGCTACGATATTGATTCGGATATTGCACCGGATGCACCTATCTCGGTGGAGCATCTAGAAGATGCTCACCCTCAATATGAACCTTATAGTTTGGGCGGAAACACTAACTACACACTGCGTGGTGAAGACTACAAGATCGAAAAAAAAACCGAAGGGTTTACCGAGAAAGGAAAAGCATCTTGGTACGGTAAGAAATTTCATGGCCATTTAACCTCAAATGGCGAGATCTACGACATGTATTCCATGTCTGCAGCACACAAAACATTGCCCATTCCGAGCTATGTAAAAGTGACGAATACCGATAACAATAAAGCGACGATTGTTCGTATCAATGACCGAGGCCCATTCCACGAAGGCCGAATCATTGACCTTAGTTATGCGGCAGCTTACAAGCTCGATGTCTTGAGAACCGGCACCGCAAATGTTGAGATAGAAGTCATCACCGTAGCGATGCCAACCGACGTGAATAAAAAGGCCGCTTTGCCGCAATTTATTATTCAGGTCGCCACCTCTCCACATGAAGATAGGACCGAGAAGTTAGCCAAAGATCTAGGCGAAAAGCTAGCTGTAGCAACGTTCTTGCAGCCAAATGACGATAACTACCGTCTGATGCTTGGGCCATTTCATGACTATGCTCTGACTCAAGAGAAATTAGAACAAGTTAAGCTAATGGGTTACCCGTCAGCTTATATAAAAAAACACACACTAACCCGCTAA
- the rodA gene encoding rod shape-determining protein RodA encodes MKLDPSTGRNRALFERLHIDLPLLLGILVLMGFALLIMYSASGQSLAMMDRQAMRMVLSLGVMIFLAQLSPRTYETLAPLLFAGGVILLLGVLFFGEASKGAQRWLNFGFVRFQPSELLKLAVPLMLARFIGKRSLPPTFQTLAISLVMVFVPTILIAKQPDLGTSILIAASGIFVIFLAGISWKIIASAAIALGAFIPILWFFLMREYQKVRVRTLFDPESDPLGAGYHIIQSKIAIGSGGVSGKGWLQGTQSQLEFIPERHTDFIFAVIAEEWGMIGILFLLAIYLFIIGRGLVLASQAQTAFGRMMGGSIVLSFFVYIFVNIGMVSGILPVVGVPLPLVSYGGTSMVTLMAGFGILMSIHTHRKAFSKAT; translated from the coding sequence ATGAAACTTGATCCTTCTACTGGACGAAATAGAGCCTTGTTTGAAAGGCTCCATATCGATCTCCCATTACTGCTCGGTATTCTGGTGTTGATGGGCTTTGCCTTATTGATCATGTACAGCGCCAGCGGACAAAGCCTTGCGATGATGGATCGCCAAGCAATGCGTATGGTGCTGTCTTTAGGTGTCATGATCTTCTTAGCGCAACTTTCGCCTCGTACCTATGAAACCTTGGCTCCGCTGTTATTTGCAGGCGGTGTCATCTTACTCTTGGGCGTGTTGTTCTTTGGTGAAGCCTCAAAAGGTGCCCAACGTTGGTTAAATTTCGGTTTTGTTCGATTCCAACCCTCTGAACTATTAAAGCTTGCGGTACCTTTGATGCTGGCTCGATTTATCGGTAAGCGATCACTGCCACCAACCTTTCAAACATTAGCGATCTCGCTAGTGATGGTGTTTGTACCTACCATTTTAATCGCTAAGCAACCCGACTTGGGTACATCCATCCTTATCGCCGCATCCGGTATCTTCGTAATATTCTTGGCTGGTATAAGTTGGAAAATCATTGCCAGTGCCGCCATAGCGTTAGGGGCATTTATCCCAATATTATGGTTCTTCTTGATGCGTGAATATCAAAAAGTACGAGTAAGAACCCTTTTTGATCCTGAATCAGATCCATTAGGTGCGGGCTACCACATCATTCAAAGTAAGATTGCGATAGGTTCTGGTGGTGTATCAGGAAAAGGTTGGCTACAAGGTACTCAATCTCAATTAGAATTCATTCCAGAGCGCCACACTGACTTCATTTTTGCGGTAATTGCCGAAGAATGGGGCATGATTGGTATTTTGTTCTTGCTTGCTATCTACCTATTCATTATTGGACGGGGTTTAGTGCTCGCGAGCCAAGCTCAAACGGCATTTGGTCGAATGATGGGCGGCAGTATTGTACTGAGCTTCTTCGTTTATATCTTTGTAAACATTGGCATGGTAAGCGGTATTCTACCCGTGGTTGGTGTTCCTCTACCTCTCGTCAGCTATGGCGGTACTTCGATGGTTACCCTTATGGCTGGTTTTGGTATTTTAATGTCGATCCATACACACAGAAAAGCATTCTCAAAGGCGACCTAA
- the mrdA gene encoding penicillin-binding protein 2: MLRKRSQIRDYKAEARLFTSRAFVAFAGIIVMMSMLVVNLYNIQVNQYQDYKTRSNDNRIKVVPIAPNRGLIYDRNGVLLAENRPVFNLEITPEKIKDMDDTLVRLQTLIEIPPERIERFNRDRRNSRRFKSVPILNQLTEEQVAVFSVNQHKFQGVEVTGTLKRFYPYGDVLTHVIGYVSRINDRDIQRLVREEKDANYQATRDIGKLGIERYYEDMLHGTAGYQEVEVNSRGRVIRTLKFVPSVPGKDIVLNLDINLQLYVHKLLDRRRGSAIVLDPKDNGVLAMVSSPSYDPNAFVHGISSKGYNALLQNKDRPLVNRATLGIYPPASTIKPFIAVAALQEGVITPNTTRNDPGYWKIPNSKTKPFRDWLRWGHGVVDIEKAIEESVDTFFYQISFDLGIDRLSQWMMLFGFGDYTGIDLYEESKANMPTREWKMARHRVPWYQGDTIPVGIGQGYWTATPMQIAKATSVLVNEGEVTAPHLLRATIDNGQPFDDQTVSEIETYPPITGVKQKYWDIAQEGMRLVNHGKKGTARRSFQKMSYQTAGKSGTAQVFGLKEDEEYNADEIAEHLRDHALFTGYAPFEDPEAVVTIVLENAGGGSSNGGPVVRKILDHIILAEEDESKATK; this comes from the coding sequence ATGTTACGTAAACGTAGCCAAATCCGTGATTACAAAGCAGAAGCACGACTATTTACTAGTCGTGCTTTTGTTGCGTTTGCGGGGATCATAGTCATGATGTCGATGTTGGTTGTTAACCTGTACAACATTCAGGTCAACCAATATCAGGACTATAAAACCCGCTCTAACGACAACCGTATCAAGGTCGTTCCCATCGCGCCTAACCGTGGTTTAATTTACGATCGCAACGGTGTACTTCTTGCCGAAAACCGCCCCGTTTTCAACTTAGAAATTACACCCGAAAAAATCAAAGATATGGATGACACGCTCGTCCGTCTACAAACGTTAATCGAGATTCCACCTGAACGTATCGAGCGTTTTAATCGTGATCGACGCAATTCACGACGCTTCAAGTCAGTGCCTATTCTGAATCAGCTCACCGAAGAGCAAGTTGCAGTATTCTCTGTAAACCAGCATAAATTTCAGGGTGTTGAGGTAACAGGCACATTAAAACGTTTTTATCCGTATGGTGATGTACTGACTCACGTTATTGGCTATGTATCGCGCATCAACGATCGCGATATACAACGCTTAGTACGAGAAGAAAAAGACGCCAATTATCAAGCCACTCGCGACATCGGTAAACTTGGTATTGAGCGCTACTACGAAGACATGCTTCACGGTACCGCTGGCTATCAAGAAGTCGAAGTGAACAGCCGTGGACGAGTGATTCGCACACTAAAATTTGTCCCTTCGGTTCCAGGGAAAGATATTGTACTTAACTTAGACATCAATCTTCAGTTATACGTGCACAAACTGCTCGATAGACGCCGTGGCTCTGCCATCGTTCTCGACCCGAAAGACAATGGCGTGTTAGCAATGGTGTCCAGCCCAAGCTACGACCCGAATGCGTTTGTACATGGTATCTCCTCTAAAGGTTATAACGCCCTACTACAAAATAAAGATCGACCTTTGGTTAACCGTGCCACATTAGGTATATACCCACCCGCTTCGACCATCAAACCTTTCATTGCTGTTGCAGCATTGCAAGAAGGTGTGATTACACCGAATACAACGCGTAATGATCCAGGCTATTGGAAAATACCTAACTCTAAAACCAAGCCGTTTCGCGACTGGTTACGTTGGGGACACGGTGTTGTTGATATAGAGAAAGCGATTGAAGAATCAGTTGATACCTTCTTCTACCAAATCTCCTTTGATCTAGGTATCGACCGTTTATCTCAATGGATGATGCTATTCGGCTTTGGTGACTATACAGGCATTGATCTTTACGAAGAAAGTAAAGCCAACATGCCAACTCGCGAATGGAAAATGGCAAGACACCGTGTGCCTTGGTATCAAGGTGACACCATCCCTGTTGGTATCGGACAAGGCTATTGGACGGCAACACCGATGCAAATCGCAAAAGCCACGTCTGTATTGGTCAACGAAGGTGAAGTAACAGCGCCTCACCTATTACGTGCGACGATCGATAATGGTCAGCCATTCGATGACCAAACGGTATCAGAGATCGAAACTTATCCTCCAATCACTGGTGTTAAGCAGAAATACTGGGATATCGCGCAAGAAGGCATGAGACTGGTAAATCACGGTAAGAAAGGTACTGCAAGACGTTCATTCCAAAAGATGTCTTACCAAACCGCTGGTAAATCAGGAACTGCGCAAGTATTCGGTCTCAAAGAAGACGAAGAATACAACGCGGACGAAATCGCAGAGCATTTACGCGATCACGCACTCTTTACTGGTTATGCTCCTTTTGAAGATCCAGAAGCGGTTGTGACTATCGTATTAGAAAACGCAGGTGGTGGCTCATCAAATGGCGGCCCTGTCGTTAGAAAAATATTAGACCATATTATTCTCGCTGAAGAAGATGAAAGTAAGGCAACAAAATAA
- the rlmH gene encoding 23S rRNA (pseudouridine(1915)-N(3))-methyltransferase RlmH — translation MKIQLIAVGTKMPKWVEEGFKEYKRRFPHDMPLELIEITAGKRGKNADIARILQKEGEAMLAAVPKGNRIVTLDIPGKKWDTPQLAEQLESWKLDGRDVSILIGGPEGLAPACKAAADQSWSLSALTLPHPLVRVIMAESLYRAWSITANHPYHRE, via the coding sequence TTGAAGATCCAGTTAATCGCAGTTGGTACAAAAATGCCAAAGTGGGTTGAAGAAGGCTTTAAAGAATATAAACGCCGCTTCCCTCATGATATGCCATTAGAACTCATTGAGATCACTGCGGGAAAACGTGGTAAAAATGCTGATATTGCACGTATTCTTCAAAAAGAAGGCGAAGCAATGTTGGCAGCAGTGCCAAAAGGCAACCGCATTGTCACGCTTGATATCCCAGGTAAAAAGTGGGATACCCCACAACTGGCAGAACAATTGGAAAGTTGGAAGTTGGATGGACGCGACGTTTCTATCCTTATTGGCGGGCCTGAAGGATTAGCACCTGCGTGTAAAGCGGCTGCAGACCAAAGCTGGTCTCTATCGGCGCTTACTCTCCCTCACCCATTAGTACGCGTTATCATGGCTGAAAGCTTGTATAGAGCTTGGAGCATCACTGCTAACCACCCTTATCATCGAGAATAA
- the rsfS gene encoding ribosome silencing factor, whose product MLREELKDFLADKADDMKAESIVTIDVEGKSSVTDYMIVCTGTSKRHVASIAQHVADEVRKVGMQPLGMDGQQEGEWVVLDMGTSMLHVMQEEHRELYQLEKLWG is encoded by the coding sequence GTGTTACGTGAAGAACTAAAAGATTTTCTTGCAGACAAAGCTGACGACATGAAAGCAGAATCGATTGTTACTATCGATGTAGAAGGCAAATCAAGTGTTACTGATTACATGATTGTTTGTACTGGCACCTCTAAGCGCCATGTTGCTTCTATCGCACAACACGTTGCCGATGAAGTGCGTAAAGTTGGTATGCAACCACTAGGCATGGACGGACAGCAAGAAGGTGAGTGGGTTGTTCTAGATATGGGAACAAGTATGCTTCATGTTATGCAAGAAGAACATCGTGAGCTGTACCAACTAGAAAAACTTTGGGGCTAA
- the holA gene encoding DNA polymerase III subunit delta, with product MRIFADRLTEQLAKQLSNVYLIFGNEPLLLQESREAIQKVAKQQGFDERHRFAIDNSLDWNQVYDCTQALSLFSSRQIIELELPESGVNAAIAKELLAISEHIHSDILLVLIGTKLTKAQESAKWFKALSNQGHWVSCLTPDVSRLPQFVQARCRQIGLSPDPEAIQMLAQWHEGNLFALTQSLEKLALQYPDGKLTLVRLEESLSRHNHFTPFHWSDALLAGKGNRAQRILRQLEAEGVEPVILLRSIQRELALLLQMQQQMKQMPIGQVFEKHRIWQSKKPLYNAALTRVSISQLHSLFALLTQAELMTKTQYEQSPWPLIHQLSVEFCIPSASIPFHA from the coding sequence ATGCGCATTTTTGCTGACCGCTTAACAGAGCAACTTGCTAAACAGCTAAGTAATGTTTACCTCATTTTCGGTAACGAGCCTCTGCTGTTACAAGAGAGTCGAGAAGCGATTCAAAAGGTTGCAAAACAGCAAGGCTTTGATGAACGTCACCGCTTTGCTATTGATAACAGTCTCGACTGGAATCAAGTCTATGACTGTACTCAAGCATTAAGCCTGTTCTCTAGCCGTCAAATCATCGAACTTGAACTGCCAGAGTCCGGAGTTAATGCTGCGATAGCCAAAGAGTTACTGGCAATCTCAGAGCATATCCACAGCGATATTCTGTTGGTCTTGATTGGCACGAAGCTAACCAAGGCTCAAGAAAGTGCTAAATGGTTTAAAGCACTGTCTAATCAGGGTCACTGGGTCAGTTGCCTAACGCCAGATGTCAGTCGCTTACCTCAGTTTGTCCAAGCGCGCTGCCGTCAAATAGGCTTATCTCCAGACCCTGAAGCGATTCAAATGCTGGCACAGTGGCACGAGGGTAACCTATTTGCTCTCACTCAAAGCCTAGAAAAGCTTGCGCTCCAATACCCTGACGGAAAACTTACCCTAGTACGCTTAGAAGAATCACTAAGCCGCCACAACCACTTTACTCCCTTCCATTGGAGTGACGCGTTACTGGCTGGAAAAGGTAATCGTGCACAACGAATTCTAAGACAACTGGAAGCTGAAGGTGTAGAGCCAGTCATTTTACTGCGTAGCATACAACGTGAACTTGCCTTGCTATTACAAATGCAGCAACAAATGAAACAGATGCCGATCGGCCAAGTATTCGAAAAACACCGTATCTGGCAATCTAAAAAGCCTCTTTATAACGCTGCGCTAACAAGAGTTTCGATTTCTCAATTACATTCGTTGTTTGCGTTGCTGACTCAAGCTGAGTTGATGACAAAAACTCAATATGAACAGTCGCCTTGGCCACTAATTCATCAGTTAAGCGTAGAGTTTTGTATCCCTTCAGCTTCAATCCCATTTCACGCATAA
- a CDS encoding LPS-assembly lipoprotein LptE yields the protein MRLISLSSLKVTVVVLTVSLLSACGFHLRGDYSVPEELNKISVTSYDQYSTFTRMMKGQLRMNDVEIVPPAENTPNLHIISEGVGERTLSLYQNTRAAEIELTFYASYRVTIPDLGSKTFSTSVTRSYLDNPLTALAKSVERDMIEDEMRKLATSQILRQMARLKANIAADSMDLDALEHVQVKELEKQYNIKNVEIDPSSTETAEPVESAEQ from the coding sequence ATGCGCCTGATTTCACTATCTTCATTGAAAGTTACTGTTGTTGTTTTAACCGTTAGCCTACTGAGCGCCTGTGGTTTCCACCTGCGTGGTGACTATTCTGTACCAGAAGAACTCAACAAGATCTCTGTGACCAGTTACGACCAATACAGTACGTTTACACGTATGATGAAAGGTCAGCTACGTATGAATGATGTAGAAATTGTGCCACCCGCTGAGAACACACCTAACCTGCACATAATTAGTGAGGGCGTAGGTGAACGTACCCTGTCTCTTTACCAGAATACTCGCGCTGCTGAAATTGAGCTTACATTCTATGCTTCATACCGCGTAACGATACCAGACCTCGGCTCAAAAACATTCTCGACTAGCGTAACTCGTAGTTACCTAGACAACCCGTTAACTGCATTAGCAAAATCGGTTGAGCGCGACATGATCGAAGATGAAATGCGTAAGCTTGCAACAAGTCAAATCCTTCGTCAGATGGCTCGACTAAAAGCGAACATCGCAGCTGATAGCATGGATCTGGATGCGCTTGAACATGTTCAAGTGAAAGAGCTTGAGAAACAATACAACATCAAGAACGTCGAAATAGATCCAAGCTCTACGGAAACGGCAGAGCCCGTCGAATCGGCTGAACAATAG
- the leuS gene encoding leucine--tRNA ligase: MQEQYNPQEIEQKVQQHWDDSETFVVSEDPNKEKFYCLSMFPYPSGRLHMGHVRNYTIGDVVSRFQRLQGKNVMQPIGWDAFGLPAENAAVKNNTAPAPWTYENIEYMKNQLKLLGFGYDWKREFATCTPEYYRWEQEFFTKLYEQGLVYKKTSSVNWCPNDQTVLANEQVEDGCCWRCDTPVEQKKIPQWFIKITEYAQELLDDLDNLEGWPEMVKTMQRNWIGRSEGVELSFAVNGEEAPLEVYTTRPDTLMGVSYVGIAAGHPLAEKASQNNPELAAFVEECRNTKVAEAELATMEKKGMDTGLTAIHPLNGRVVPVYVANFVLMDYGTGAVMAVPAHDQRDYEFATKYGIDIIPVIKPEDDSELDVSEAAYTEKGVLFDSGEFDGLAFQEAFDAIAAKLEAEGKGKKTVNFRLRDWGVSRQRYWGTPIPMVTTEDGEVHPVPADQLPVILPEDVVMDGVTSPIKADKSWAETTFNGEPALRETDTFDTFMESSWYYARYCSPQADDILDPEKANYWLPVDQYVGGIEHACMHLLYSRFFHKLLRDAGYVTSDEPFKQLLCQGMVLADAFYHTNEKGTKEWIAPTDVTIDRDAKGRIEKAVDNQGRDVEHSGMIKMSKSKNNGIDPQEMVDKYGADTVRLFMMFASPADMTLEWQESGVEGANRFLKRVWKLVHAHSAKGAAEAVDASALSGDQKALRRDIHKTIAKVTDDIGRRQTFNTAIAAIMELMNKLAKAPQESVQDRAILDEALKAVVRMLYPMTPHISYEMWIALGESNVDSATWPTFDEKALVEDEKTIVVMINGKLRAKLTVAADATEEQVRELGLNDENAKKFLDGLTIRKVIFVPGKLLNIVAN; this comes from the coding sequence ATGCAAGAACAATATAACCCGCAAGAGATTGAACAAAAGGTTCAACAACACTGGGATGACAGCGAGACTTTCGTTGTAAGTGAAGACCCAAATAAAGAAAAATTCTACTGTCTTTCTATGTTCCCGTACCCAAGTGGCCGACTGCATATGGGTCACGTGCGTAACTACACCATCGGTGATGTGGTATCTCGTTTCCAACGTCTACAAGGCAAAAACGTAATGCAGCCAATCGGTTGGGATGCATTCGGCCTACCTGCAGAAAATGCAGCTGTAAAAAACAACACAGCGCCTGCTCCGTGGACTTACGAAAACATCGAATACATGAAAAACCAGCTTAAACTTTTGGGCTTTGGTTACGACTGGAAACGTGAATTCGCAACATGTACACCTGAGTACTACCGTTGGGAACAAGAGTTCTTCACAAAACTCTACGAACAAGGCCTAGTTTACAAGAAGACTTCTTCTGTTAACTGGTGTCCAAACGACCAAACTGTACTAGCGAACGAGCAAGTAGAAGACGGTTGCTGCTGGCGTTGTGATACTCCAGTAGAACAAAAGAAGATCCCACAGTGGTTCATTAAGATCACTGAGTACGCTCAAGAGCTGCTAGATGATCTAGACAACCTTGAAGGTTGGCCTGAAATGGTTAAGACCATGCAGCGCAACTGGATCGGTCGCTCTGAAGGTGTTGAGCTATCTTTCGCTGTTAACGGTGAAGAAGCGCCACTAGAAGTTTATACAACTCGTCCAGACACGCTAATGGGTGTTTCTTATGTCGGTATCGCTGCGGGTCACCCTCTTGCAGAGAAAGCATCACAGAACAACCCTGAGCTTGCAGCATTCGTTGAAGAATGTCGTAACACCAAAGTGGCTGAAGCTGAACTAGCAACGATGGAAAAGAAAGGTATGGATACTGGCCTAACGGCTATCCACCCTCTTAACGGTCGTGTTGTTCCTGTTTACGTAGCTAACTTCGTTCTTATGGATTACGGCACAGGTGCTGTAATGGCGGTTCCTGCTCACGATCAACGTGACTACGAATTCGCAACTAAGTACGGCATCGATATCATCCCAGTAATCAAACCTGAAGACGATTCTGAGCTAGATGTGTCTGAAGCGGCTTACACTGAGAAAGGTGTACTGTTCGATTCTGGCGAATTCGATGGTCTTGCGTTCCAAGAAGCATTCGATGCAATCGCGGCAAAACTGGAAGCAGAAGGCAAAGGTAAGAAAACAGTAAACTTCCGTCTACGTGACTGGGGCGTTTCTCGTCAACGTTACTGGGGTACTCCAATCCCAATGGTAACCACTGAAGACGGTGAAGTTCACCCAGTACCAGCAGACCAACTGCCAGTTATTCTTCCAGAAGACGTGGTAATGGATGGCGTAACTAGCCCAATCAAGGCAGATAAGTCTTGGGCTGAAACAACATTCAACGGCGAACCAGCTCTACGTGAGACTGACACGTTCGATACGTTCATGGAGTCTTCATGGTATTACGCACGTTACTGTTCACCACAAGCTGATGACATTCTAGATCCAGAGAAAGCAAACTACTGGTTGCCTGTTGACCAATACGTTGGTGGTATCGAGCACGCTTGTATGCACCTGCTTTACTCTCGTTTCTTCCACAAGCTTCTTCGCGATGCGGGTTACGTGACATCTGACGAACCGTTCAAGCAGCTACTATGTCAAGGCATGGTTCTGGCTGACGCGTTCTATCACACGAACGAGAAAGGCACGAAAGAGTGGATTGCTCCAACTGACGTGACTATCGACCGTGACGCAAAAGGTCGCATTGAAAAAGCTGTCGACAACCAAGGCCGCGACGTTGAACACTCAGGCATGATCAAAATGTCTAAGTCGAAGAACAACGGTATCGACCCACAAGAGATGGTAGACAAGTACGGCGCTGATACAGTACGTCTATTCATGATGTTTGCATCGCCTGCAGACATGACGCTTGAGTGGCAAGAGTCTGGCGTTGAAGGCGCAAATCGCTTCCTTAAGCGTGTTTGGAAACTGGTTCACGCTCACTCTGCTAAGGGTGCGGCTGAAGCTGTTGACGCTTCTGCTCTATCTGGTGACCAGAAAGCACTTCGTCGTGATATCCACAAGACTATCGCGAAAGTAACGGACGATATCGGCCGTCGCCAAACGTTCAACACAGCCATCGCTGCAATCATGGAACTGATGAACAAGCTAGCGAAAGCACCTCAAGAATCTGTACAAGATCGTGCAATCCTTGATGAAGCGCTAAAAGCCGTGGTTCGCATGCTTTACCCAATGACTCCACACATCTCTTACGAAATGTGGATTGCTCTTGGTGAATCAAACGTAGACTCAGCAACATGGCCAACGTTTGACGAGAAAGCGCTAGTTGAAGACGAGAAAACTATCGTTGTCATGATCAACGGTAAGCTACGTGCGAAACTAACCGTTGCTGCTGATGCAACAGAAGAGCAAGTTCGTGAGCTTGGTCTAAACGATGAGAACGCTAAGAAATTCCTAGATGGCTTAACTATCCGTAAAGTTATCTTCGTACCAGGCAAGCTTCTAAACATCGTTGCTAACTAA
- a CDS encoding zinc ribbon-containing protein → MPKKKALYEEVVEEVIETLKHSPEELNNKIETSGKYAKAANDMTKDELSLISAYVKSDLKEFSESYEESKGGPFYLMITDSIWQGLLDITDRTKVEWVELFQDLEHQGLYQADEVIGLGTLVCDECGHQTEYNHPTNIIPCIKCGATGFSRKALKP, encoded by the coding sequence ATGCCGAAGAAAAAAGCACTCTATGAAGAAGTCGTCGAAGAGGTGATAGAAACGCTGAAGCATAGTCCTGAAGAGCTTAACAACAAAATCGAAACGTCAGGTAAGTATGCGAAAGCAGCCAATGACATGACCAAAGATGAGCTCTCATTGATCTCGGCCTATGTGAAGTCGGACTTAAAAGAGTTTTCCGAAAGTTATGAAGAGAGTAAAGGTGGTCCATTTTATTTGATGATCACAGACTCTATTTGGCAAGGATTGCTAGATATCACTGATCGCACTAAGGTGGAATGGGTTGAATTGTTCCAAGACTTAGAACATCAAGGGTTGTATCAAGCGGATGAGGTTATCGGGCTCGGGACGCTTGTCTGTGATGAGTGTGGACATCAAACCGAATACAACCACCCGACCAATATCATTCCATGTATCAAGTGTGGGGCGACAGGGTTTAGCCGTAAAGCACTTAAGCCGTAA